CTATGTAAATTTAAATAATCCAAACCAATTTTTACTGCACCTAAAACAATAGTATCATCTATGCCACGACCTAAAGCTCTACAGCTTATGAAGCATTCCTCTAAAATGCCTACTTTATTCTTTTCTGAAATAATTACTCCACCTATAATACCGCTATCAGATAATCGATCGCGTAGGCTTATCGAAATAACTGCTGATCTCTTATCTTTAACCAAATTTTCAACTTCATTAAGAGAATATCTTTTATAACTAAAAATAAATTGATTTGTTTTATTTGCTAGCTCTGCAATTCTATCTGATTGTTGAATGTCATTGACACAATACTCTAACTGCATTTTTAAATCCGCAAAATATTCTTCCTTTGACAATAAATTAATAATTTTATTCCTAGCCTCATTAGATTGCGTATCTTTTTGTCTAAGTGAATCTTCAGCTTTGACATTCAATTTCAAAAGTCCAGGATAATTATTCAGTATATTGTTAGTTATATTTGCATCGTTATTCGCTAATAATATATGTATATTAGGATGAGCATTAGTAACACTATGCAATTCGCCTGTGTTATCATCAATAAATAACAAGCTATCGGTGTTGACATTCAAGTAGTTAGATATTAATCCAATTGATTCTGATTTACTGTTCCAGTTAGCATAAATTTTAGTAAAATCATCTAAGGATAAAGGAAAGTCTTCTCTCTTATTGAATAAGTCTATGACATCTTGCTCATTATTTTTAGATGCAATACATAGAAAAAAACCTTTCTCTTTTAATTTTTTTAAAGTGCTTTGTAAATTTCGGTGTCCCTGTGTTAAAATTACCCCATCTATGCCATCTTCACCTAAAACACCTTTATATAATGTGTTATCTAAATCAACAATTATACCTTTAAGGTTTGGTTTTAAAAGACTTGGAATATAATTCAACCCTATCTCTTTCGAGACTTCAAGGCATGATAATGAACTTAATTTAGTGCCAGAAAATTTTTCTAATCTAAGATCAACAAATTTATCACCTAATCTATCTTCAACTTTATCTAAATTGTAAACCACAACCTGCTTATCATTTAATTTGAAGTGATGCCCAAATGGTATAAATAAAATAGGTTTTTTATATTTTTTCTTCAGAAAATTCATTCTTTCTTCAATAAATGAATCTACATTTTCAATTCTATAGCGACTGAAATCAATCCACAAAATCAATAAATCTGATGCAAAATTCAAATTAAAAAAACTTAATGAATCATCATAATCACTGTACTCAAACTTTACACTAGTTTCGCTAAAAGCTAGATAAGGATAAATTGTATTTTCAATTAATTCAAAAGAATGATTTCGGTAAATTGAAATAGTGTAACACTCTGAAGGCAATCCTTTTTCTTTGGGATAATTTAACAAATCTAATCGTGAAGGATTATCTTCAAATAAAAATTTTTGTAATTGCAATTGATTTTTCATCAGTGATCACCTTTTAACTGAGTAAAATCATTAATATATTCGTTAGGATCATATAATTCATTAGATAAAACTAATAAAACAGCTTTATCTGAAAAATCATACATTTCTTTCCATACTAATTTATCGATCCATAATGCAGTATTAGGATTATTTAAATTGAATATCTTATCTACACCAGATTGTTCTTTGATCTTAATTTTAATAGAGCCATTGATCGCAATAAAAACAAACTGTGATTTTTTATTTGCATGAGCCCCTCTGGGAACATTACCCTGTACATTAAAAACATAAAAAATTCTCTTAATTTCAAAAGGTATCTGATTTAGGTTTTCCAATACCACTAAAGATCCTCTATCATCTGATATACTTTGTAAATTTATAATCCTATAGCTTTCCACAAACCCCCTCCCAGAAACTGTGTAAAGAATTTTTAATTTCATATTAAAATCTTTACAATATACCTAATTTATTACAAATTAACCTAACGAAATATTTAAAAATTAACAATATAATATTACTGCCCAATTTTGTAACACCTAAGCTTATTAGCAATCGCAGTATGCGATACACCCAATCTTTTTGCGAGTTTTCTAGAGCTTGGATATTCGGTATACAAGCTTTTTAAAACTTCTTTTTCGAATTGTTTGGTCATTTCATCAAGTGTTTTATTTTCGATATCATTGATCCAGGAAACTTGGGTCGATGTTATCGTAGGTAGAACAATATCTTTTACTGTTAATTGTGATGATGTCAATTGAGATAATGCGGAATAAAGTACATTTTTAAGCTGTCTTACATTACCTGGCCAAGAGTATTGCGTTAAGTAAGGAATAACATCCTGACTCACTTTTGGCGGTGTAATACCTTGCTTATTAGCAAATTCATCAATGAAAATATGAGTAAGTGGTTCTATGTCATCCTTGCGCTCTTTTAGTGAAGGTAAATTTAAAGACAATACATTCAAGCGATAATAAAGATCTTTCCTAAACTTTCCTTGTTCCACCAACTCAGCTAAATCAACTTTAGTCGCACAGATGATTCTAACATCAACGTAAACTTCGTTATCGTCACCTACTCTTCGAAAATATCCATCATTAATAAAACGTAATAATTTGGTTTGCATTTGGAATGACATCTCATCAATGCCATCAAGTAATACAGAACCACCATTTGCTTGCTCAAAAAAACCTT
This Gilliamella sp. ESL0443 DNA region includes the following protein-coding sequences:
- a CDS encoding HAD-IIIC family phosphatase, producing the protein MKNQLQLQKFLFEDNPSRLDLLNYPKEKGLPSECYTISIYRNHSFELIENTIYPYLAFSETSVKFEYSDYDDSLSFFNLNFASDLLILWIDFSRYRIENVDSFIEERMNFLKKKYKKPILFIPFGHHFKLNDKQVVVYNLDKVEDRLGDKFVDLRLEKFSGTKLSSLSCLEVSKEIGLNYIPSLLKPNLKGIIVDLDNTLYKGVLGEDGIDGVILTQGHRNLQSTLKKLKEKGFFLCIASKNNEQDVIDLFNKREDFPLSLDDFTKIYANWNSKSESIGLISNYLNVNTDSLLFIDDNTGELHSVTNAHPNIHILLANNDANITNNILNNYPGLLKLNVKAEDSLRQKDTQSNEARNKIINLLSKEEYFADLKMQLEYCVNDIQQSDRIAELANKTNQFIFSYKRYSLNEVENLVKDKRSAVISISLRDRLSDSGIIGGVIISEKNKVGILEECFISCRALGRGIDDTIVLGAVKIGLDYLNLHSFEAKCIKGERNTPALNFFNKYLSNYNMSNKFDYQLPDELIKIIVKKGI
- a CDS encoding sigma 54-interacting transcriptional regulator, which encodes MQAAIIEIDNNSKLLAYNNVAKALFSINLLNLNQKFDYQNVFNLDAAFNLAQHDDAIIVLNSQYFLLQKVRESFKITFVLQPVEYLKRRLSKINVVGSHAFDIFAVQSQAMQKLIAQAKAFSVQREPLLITGETGTGKDLLASACHQYSPRGDKAFLGLNCAAMPDDVVESELYGHAAGAYPGAVESKKGFFEQANGGSVLLDGIDEMSFQMQTKLLRFINDGYFRRVGDDNEVYVDVRIICATKVDLAELVEQGKFRKDLYYRLNVLSLNLPSLKERKDDIEPLTHIFIDEFANKQGITPPKVSQDVIPYLTQYSWPGNVRQLKNVLYSALSQLTSSQLTVKDIVLPTITSTQVSWINDIENKTLDEMTKQFEKEVLKSLYTEYPSSRKLAKRLGVSHTAIANKLRCYKIGQ
- a CDS encoding FdtA/QdtA family cupin domain-containing protein, whose translation is MKLKILYTVSGRGFVESYRIINLQSISDDRGSLVVLENLNQIPFEIKRIFYVFNVQGNVPRGAHANKKSQFVFIAINGSIKIKIKEQSGVDKIFNLNNPNTALWIDKLVWKEMYDFSDKAVLLVLSNELYDPNEYINDFTQLKGDH